A part of Haemorhous mexicanus isolate bHaeMex1 chromosome 25, bHaeMex1.pri, whole genome shotgun sequence genomic DNA contains:
- the TAF8 gene encoding transcription initiation factor TFIID subunit 8 codes for MRTAPYGSKMADTASGGSGTRGSKQAGTPADNYQLARRRTLQVVVSSLLTEAGFESAEKAAVETLTEMIQSYISEIGRSAKSYCEHTARTQPTLSDLVVTLVEMGFNVETLPAYAKRSQRMVITAPPVTNQPVTPKALTAGQNKPHPPHIPGHFPEFPDPHTYIKTPTYREPVSDYQVLREKAASQRRDVERALTRFMAKTGETQSLFKDDVSTFPLIAARPFTVPYLTALLPSELEMQQMEETDSSEQDEQTDTENLPLHLSTEDAGPEKENSSVLQQSSSLAGSRNGEENVIDNPYLRPVKKPKIRRKK; via the exons ATGCGCACAGCTCCATATGGCTCCAAGATGGCTGACACAGCGTCCGGGGGCTCCGGCACG AGGGGCAGCAAGCAGGCTGGCACCCCCGCAGACAATTACCAGCTGGCGCGGCGCCGCACGCTGCAGGTCGTTGTGAGCTCGCTGCTGACCGAGGCCGGCTTCGAGAGCGCCGAGAAGGCGGCGGTGGAGACGCTCACCGAGATGATCCAGAGCT ACATCTCAGAAATTGGGAGGAGTGCCAAATCCTACTGCGAGCACACGGCCAGGACCCAGCCCACGCTCTCAGACCTCGTGGTGACCCTGGTGGAGATGG GCTTCAACGTGGAAACCCTTCCTGCCTACGCCAAGCGCTCCCAGAGGATGGTGATCACTGCCC ctccagtgacAAACCAGCCTGTGACCCCCAAAGCCCTGACAGCTGGGCAGAACAAGCCTCACCCTCCCCACATTCCCGGCCATTTCCCAGAGTTCCCAGATCCTCACACCTACATCAAGACCCCA ACGTACCGGGAGCCGGTGTCCGATTACCAGGTGCTGCGGGAGAAGGCGGCCTCGCAGCGCCGGGACGTGGAGAGAGCCCTCACCCGCTTCATGGCCAAGACTGGCGAGACCCAGAGCCTCTTCAAGGACGATGTCAGCACCTTCCCGT TGATTGCTGCCAGGCCCTTCACGGTGCCCTacctgacagctctgctgccctctgaGCTGGAGATGCAGCAGATGGAGGAGACGGATTCCTCGGAGCAGGACGAGCAGACGGACACCGAGAACCTCCCGTTGCACCTGAGCACG GAGGATGCAGGGCCCGAGAAGGagaacagctctgtgctgcagcagagcagctccctggcggGCAGCAGGAACGGCGAGGAGAACGTCATCGACAACCCCTACCTGAGGCCCGTCAAGAAACCCAAAATCCGCAGGAAGAAGTGa
- the CIMAP3 gene encoding ciliary microtubule-associated protein 3, with protein MAARPEPRAVTKLVSFGTTQERKMFPYSHAPDRLGIEVLGVRGDPSLGPGSYLGPESSALQSPLSTRPLSSRGYVMGARTAPRFQQKAQVRGRQKGGKTGKNPGENSQNTRGKQKKKKRGKEGKSRKKKTGETPLSPGPAAYGPSPARPRPAPPGPGPAPFGSSTPRFPGRAPDRDRNPGPGTYDPREPQARQVRWPGCFGAPDWARLPRPLPRMLRMQVQKMTVDKKFQKNLGREAYLRLYHG; from the exons CTGTGACCAAGCTCGTCTCCTTTGGCACCACCCAGGAGAGGAAAATGTTCCCCTACAGCCACGCCCCAGACAGGCTGGGCATCGAGGTGCTGGGGGTGAGGGGCGACCCCTCCCTGGGGCCAGGCTCCTACCTGGGGCCAGAG AGCAGCGCCCTGCAGTCCCCGCTGAGCACCCGGCCCCTGAGCAGCCGGGGCTACGTGATGGGAGCCAGGACGGCCCCGCGCTTCCAGCAGAAGGCTCAGGTGAGGGGGCgccaaaaagggggaaaaacagggaaaaatccaggggaaaataGCCAAAACACAaggggaaagcagaaaaaaaaaaagaggggaaaagagggaaaaagcaggaaaaaaaaaactggggaAACA CCGCtgagccccggccccgccgcctaCGGACCctccccggcccggccccgcccggccccgcccggccccggcccggccccgttCGGCTCCAGCACCCCCCGGTTCCCGGGGCGCGCCCCGGACCGGGACCGGAACCCCGG GCCGGGCACCTACGACCCCCGGGAGCCCCAGGCCAGGCAGGTGAGGTGGCCGGGCTGCTTCGGGGCTCCCGACTGGGCGCGCCTGCCCCGCCCGCTGCCCAGGATGCTCAGGATGCAGGTGCAGAAG atgACTGTGGATAAGAAATTCCAGAAGAACCTGGGCAGGGAGGCGTACCTGAGGCTGTACCACGGCTGA